One Longimicrobium sp. DNA window includes the following coding sequences:
- a CDS encoding RNase H family protein has product MEEPQPLVFIYADESCLGNQYKDRARPGGAAGLLEFWHPRKGWVRRDYWTSEPDTTNNRMAIRSATIPLAALKQPSRVVFTSDSRYLVDGMTQWVHGWSARGWKRKDGEIENLELWKALMPVAGRHEVQWRWVKGHAGHPQNEYANYLATRSASRQDQSGGLVDSKFDDWIREEQEKERYLSFFALPPDKFEFKPSRRPPTR; this is encoded by the coding sequence TTGGAAGAGCCGCAGCCGCTGGTGTTCATCTACGCAGACGAGTCGTGTCTGGGCAACCAGTACAAGGACCGCGCGCGCCCCGGCGGGGCCGCCGGACTGCTGGAGTTCTGGCACCCGCGCAAGGGCTGGGTCCGGCGCGACTACTGGACGTCGGAGCCCGATACCACAAACAACCGCATGGCCATCCGCAGCGCCACCATCCCGCTGGCGGCCCTCAAGCAGCCGTCGCGCGTCGTGTTCACCTCCGACAGCCGCTACCTGGTGGACGGCATGACGCAGTGGGTGCACGGCTGGTCCGCGCGCGGATGGAAGCGAAAAGATGGCGAGATCGAGAACCTGGAGCTGTGGAAGGCGCTGATGCCGGTCGCGGGCCGCCACGAGGTGCAGTGGCGCTGGGTGAAGGGGCACGCCGGCCATCCGCAGAACGAGTACGCCAATTACCTGGCCACCCGCTCCGCGTCTCGCCAGGACCAGAGCGGCGGGCTTGTGGATTCCAAGTTCGACGACTGGATCCGCGAAGAGCAGGAAAAGGAGCGCTACCTGAGCTTCTTCGCCCTGCCGCCCGACAAGTTCGAGTTCAAGCCCTCGCGCCGGCCGCCTACGCGCTGA
- a CDS encoding MGDG synthase family glycosyltransferase: MNDPKILVVSVSTGTGHVRAAEAVCTALARRHPGVYVRHVDLLELAPAWVKAFYGKAFEKVAAHAPSLWKEIYHATDGDEHDRARWAAAGRFVFREFRRVLDAERWDACLSTHFLPCQLASGGGEFPPLSLVVTDFTLHRVWVQPCASRYFVATDELVAELGRRVPGVPALATGIPISPDVASAVSRDEARAALGLPADRRIALIVGGGLGIGVEESARAALQATPRDVQLVAVCARNDSARERLQALGLSAERLQVHGYVQGLTTWMSAADLVATKPGGLSLSEGLALGCALLLTRPIPGAEEGNARVAEANGAALVANTTDEIRAAFTRAFSAPGLLQRLADGARGMARPHAADHVADALVASVGRREEVGVSA, translated from the coding sequence ATGAACGATCCCAAGATCCTCGTCGTCTCCGTCTCCACCGGGACGGGCCACGTCCGCGCGGCGGAAGCGGTTTGCACCGCGCTCGCCCGCCGGCACCCCGGCGTGTACGTGCGCCACGTGGACCTGCTGGAACTGGCGCCAGCGTGGGTGAAGGCATTCTACGGCAAGGCGTTCGAAAAGGTGGCCGCGCATGCGCCGTCGTTGTGGAAGGAGATCTATCACGCCACGGATGGCGACGAGCACGACCGCGCCCGCTGGGCCGCCGCCGGCCGCTTCGTGTTCCGCGAGTTCCGGCGCGTGCTGGACGCGGAGCGGTGGGATGCGTGCCTGTCGACGCACTTCCTTCCCTGCCAGCTGGCGTCCGGAGGCGGCGAGTTTCCGCCCCTTTCGCTGGTGGTGACGGACTTCACCCTGCACCGCGTGTGGGTGCAGCCGTGCGCCAGCCGCTACTTCGTCGCCACCGATGAACTCGTCGCGGAACTGGGCAGGCGTGTGCCCGGCGTCCCGGCGCTCGCGACCGGCATCCCCATCTCGCCGGACGTGGCATCCGCGGTGTCGCGCGACGAGGCCCGTGCGGCGCTCGGGTTGCCAGCGGACCGGCGCATAGCCCTGATCGTGGGCGGAGGATTGGGGATCGGCGTGGAAGAGTCCGCGCGCGCGGCGCTGCAAGCCACGCCCCGCGACGTTCAGCTGGTAGCGGTCTGCGCGCGAAACGACTCCGCGCGCGAGCGGCTGCAGGCGCTGGGACTGTCGGCGGAGCGCCTGCAGGTGCACGGATATGTGCAGGGGCTCACGACGTGGATGTCGGCCGCGGACCTGGTCGCCACCAAGCCCGGCGGATTGTCGCTGAGCGAGGGGCTGGCGCTGGGATGCGCGCTGCTGCTGACGCGGCCCATCCCCGGCGCGGAAGAGGGGAACGCCCGCGTGGCCGAGGCGAACGGCGCCGCGCTGGTCGCGAACACCACCGACGAGATCCGCGCCGCGTTCACCCGCGCGTTCAGCGCGCCCGGGCTGCTTCAGCGGCTGGCGGATGGTGCACGGGGCATGGCCCGCCCCCACGCGGCGGACCACGTCGCGGACGCCCTCGTGGCGTCAGTCGGCCGACGTGAGGAGGTGGGCGTCAGCGCGTAG